From bacterium:
AACCTGGCGGATTACTCGCATCCCTATTTATTTATGTGCACCAAAATGGGTATTGCGAAAAAGGTCGAGATCGATGAATTCAAAAACATCCGCTCGACGGGCAAGCGCGCAATCCTTCTGGAGGATAACGACGAGCTGCTGTTCGTGCTTCCCACCACCGGCCAGGATCAGCTCGCTATAACCAGCCGCGCGGGAATGACGGTTATTTTCAACGAGGATGAAGTGCGCGCGATGGGCACCGCCGCCAAGGGCGTCATCGGCATCCGTCTCGGAGCCGAGGATGACTGGGTTGTCGGATGCGACAAGCTCTCCGACGAGGACTTCCTGCTTGTCGCAAGCGAGCACGGCTACGGCAAGCGCAGCAAGGTTGAGTTGTTCCGCAAGACGCACCGCGGCGCGAAGGGCGTCATATCGCTTAAGGTGACCGATAAAACGGGGCCGGTAATCGCCGCGCGGCGAACCGACGACGGCGACGACATCTTGATAATCACGGAGCGCGGCCAGATGATCCGTCAGCAGGTGTCCAAGATCAACGTATACGGCCGCTCCGCGCAGGGCGTGCGTCTTATTACACTTTCCGAGGGGGACAAAGTGTCCGATGTCGCGGTCGTTTCCCAAACAGGAGACGAGCTTCCGATGGAAAACGGCAACGGCGAGTAACCCCGGCAACAACGGAGCGGGAATTTGGAGAGACCATTTTCAAGCGGACCGTTAAGGGGAGTAACGCCCAATCTGGTGAAGCTGGGCGTCGTTTCGTTTTTGGCGGACGTTTCGAGCGAGATGCTCTATCCGGTGATTCCGCTGTTTATGACGGTCACGCTCGGCGCGCCGGTCGCGCTTTTGGGAGTGATCGAGGGAATCGCGGAAGGGACATCCAGCCTGCTCAAATATTTTTCGGGGCGATGGTCGGACAGGGCGGGCAAGCGCCGTTCGTTCGTCATCGCGGGTTACTTCGCAAGCGCGCTTGGCCGGATTCTGCTAGCGCTTTCCTACATATGGCCGGCCGCTCTTTTGGCCCGGACAGTGGACAGGTTCGGAAAGGGGCTGCGCACGAGTCCGCGGGACGCGCTTATCTCGGATTCGGTTCCACCTGAATACAAGGGGAAAGCGTTCGGTATCCATCGTGCGATGGACACGATGGGAGCCATTATCGGCCCGCTAATCGCGCTAGCGCTGATTTCGGCGGCGGACGATAATTTGCGGCTCGTACTCTGGCTCGCCGTGCTTCCGGGGATCGCCGCGGCGTTTTTTCTTTTTTTGGTCAGGGAAATCGGGCCTTCCGGTAAAGCGCCGGAAGCGGGCATTCGATTCCATGATCTGCCGCGCGCGTTTCGCGCGTACCTGGTCCCGGTCGGAATTTTCGCGCTTGTCAATTCGAGCGATATGTTTCTTTTGCTCAAGGCGAAGGACGCCGGGTTCTCTGCCGCGGGAGTAATCCTTCTGTATATTTCATATAACGTGATTTACGCGGCGGGCAGCCCGTTTTTGGGACGACTTTCCGACCGCGTGGGCCGCAAATCTGTTCTCGTCGGCGGGATGGTTGTATTCGCGCTGGTTTACACCGGATTCGCGCTTGCGAACGCGCCGTGGCACCTGTGGGCGCTTTTCGCCGTTTACGGGCTGTATATTTCCGCGACGGAAGTCGTCGGCAAGGCATTCGCGGCAGACTTGGTTCCCAGCGCGCTGCGCGGCAGCGCGATGGGCGCATTGGGATTGATTTCCGGAATCGGCGCGATTTTCGCAAGCGCAATAGGAGGAGCGCTGTGGACCGCGGTCGCGCCCTGGGCGACCTTCGCGTACGGCGCGGCGGGCGCAACAACGGCTGCGCTTTTGATTTCTCGACTGGGCCTGTATTTGCCTGAGAAAAAATCCGCATAATGGTGGTTTGCACATATTCGGCTTTATACTATTGCAATGGGCGGCGATGCACTTGATGGTTTCGGAGCCTGGCTCAAATTGAGCCGCAGCATGGCGCTTAATACCGTCAAGGCTTACATAAGAGACATATCGTTGGCCGCGCGCTGGGCGAAGGATGGCAAGCTTGCATCCGGGCCGGAAGACCTGACGCTCGCGCTCATCCGCAGGTACATCGCCGGCTTGATTTCGGGGGGCGTGTCGCGCCGCAGCGTGGCCCGTAAAATCGCGGCATTCCGCGCATTCGGGGAGTATCTTGTGGAGTCCGGCTTGTCCGAAACCAATCCGGCGCTCGCGCTGCGCGTTCCAAAACAGGAGCGCCCGCTGCCGCCGTACGTTTCGAAAGAAACGATAGGCGAGGCGCTGTCGGTGTACGGCCCCGAATCGAAATCCCGCGTTCCGACCGAGCTTGAGCAGCTGAAGGCGTTCATGCCGTTTGCGGACGAGCTGCTTCAGGACGAGCCGGGGACGGCAGGCG
This genomic window contains:
- a CDS encoding site-specific integrase; the encoded protein is MGGDALDGFGAWLKLSRSMALNTVKAYIRDISLAARWAKDGKLASGPEDLTLALIRRYIAGLISGGVSRRSVARKIAAFRAFGEYLVESGLSETNPALALRVPKQERPLPPYVSKETIGEALSVYGPESKSRVPTELEQLKAFMPFADELLQDEPGTAGESGLPPSLDSKTPVGMRNHVLFELIYSSGLRIGECVSLNVADIHLHHRQMTVIGKGGKPRICVFGRRAANLLFSYLARGGARELLLSNT
- a CDS encoding MFS transporter codes for the protein MERPFSSGPLRGVTPNLVKLGVVSFLADVSSEMLYPVIPLFMTVTLGAPVALLGVIEGIAEGTSSLLKYFSGRWSDRAGKRRSFVIAGYFASALGRILLALSYIWPAALLARTVDRFGKGLRTSPRDALISDSVPPEYKGKAFGIHRAMDTMGAIIGPLIALALISAADDNLRLVLWLAVLPGIAAAFFLFLVREIGPSGKAPEAGIRFHDLPRAFRAYLVPVGIFALVNSSDMFLLLKAKDAGFSAAGVILLYISYNVIYAAGSPFLGRLSDRVGRKSVLVGGMVVFALVYTGFALANAPWHLWALFAVYGLYISATEVVGKAFAADLVPSALRGSAMGALGLISGIGAIFASAIGGALWTAVAPWATFAYGAAGATTAALLISRLGLYLPEKKSA